The genomic stretch AGTGGATGTAACAGATTTCTCAATGGTAGCGGAAGTATTTTTGAAGGGGAATTCTTGTTCAAAGAAGGTAACATCATGAAACACAAAAACTTTGTGGAACTCAAGATCATATACTCggtaatctttttttttcataaggATAACCAAGAAAAATACACCGGGTTGCACATTTATCAAACTTAGGTCCTTTGGGCATGAGTGGAGGCGAAATATAAACATCCAAATACTCTTAAATGTGAGTAATTGGGTGTTGAATGAAAAAACCGTTCATAAGGTGTTTTTCCTTGCAAAATGGGCGTAGGTATGCATTTATAAGGTATGCAGAAGTTAGAATGGCATCTCTCCAGAAGGTTTTAGGAAGATGGGTTTGAAAAAGCAAAACTCATGCCATAGTTACCAAATGTCTATGTTTACGTTCAACCGTCCCATTTTTTTGTGGAGTATTAACACAACTAGTGTGATGGATGATTCCTTTGGACATATAATAGTCTTTGAGTGTGAACTCATGGCCATTGTCATTACGCACAACCTTAGCCTTGCAAGAAAATTGAGTTTCAACCATATTAATGAAATTGATTAGGTAGGTTTGAGTTTTAGATTTATAACGCATCAAATAAACCCAAGTGCACCTAGTAAAGTCATCAATGATGGTGAGAAAATATCGAGCTCCATAAACTGATGTAACATGGTATCCACCCCAAATGTCAACATGCAATTTCTCAAAAGGTGTTTGACTAGAAACTttactcaaaagaaaaggcaatCTGGTTTATTTTGCTAAGGGGCAAACTGAACAGTCATGTGTACAGCAAAAGTTATTATCCAAACTAGGAAATAAAATAGACACTTTATTTGAAGGGTGTCCAAGGCGTTGATGCCAAATAATGGAGAAAGAGGGAATGACCAAATTACACGAGGATGTCTGTACTTCATCAAGATAGTAGAGTCCCCTGTGTCCAGTTCCCGTCCCAATCATCTTCCCTGAGCGTAGGTCATGTATCACACAAAAATGAGTAAGAAATATGATGGTACAAAAGAAGTAGCGGGCAAGCCGTGTTATGGAGATGAGgtttaattgaaaatttggGACACATGAAACATCATCAAGAACCAAATTAGATGCGAAGACAACTCGACCAACATGTGTAAGATCAGTAATAGATCCATCTGGCAGTTTTACTATCTTATttctaataattttttgaagTGGTAAACAATTCAGGGTTGCAAATGATATTATCAGTTGCTCATGATATTATCAGTTGCTCCACTATCAAGGATCCATGTGGTTTTCTTGCCTTGAGATGAAAAACAAAGAACTTTACCTGAAAGTTCATCATGAACTGAAGAATTACCAACTTGATTTGCCATGGAAGACTATTATTCTTAAACATTAGTAGGATTTGTTGGCACTGTTCTTGAGTAAAAAGCAATGAGTTGGGTATGTTAGTTTTTTCAACTGGTGTGAAGTATCAAATTGATTACCTTGCTTTGCTATAGTCATTCAGAATGATTGATCCTTCTCAAGTTTTTGACAAAGATCAATTGTGTGGCCCTTCTATCCGCAATAAGAGCACTTCAAATGTGCCTGACAGTTGTCTGTGCTATGTCCATCTTTTTCACACTTGTGATTGTTGTCCTTCTTGTTTGGATCCTTGATTGCAAATGCTGCTGTCTCAGGCTGAACTGTATTCTTTCCTGAAGACACATCTCATTGTCGTTCATGTCTAAGCACAAGGGAATAAACCTTACTGACCTTTGGAAAGGGATTCATTGTCAATATTTGTACCCATATTATTTCAAAGGATTCAGTCAATCCCATGAGAAACTTGATGGTTTTCTGTGTTTCTCAATAGGATAGCTCTTCCTTCATAGTTCCATATTGGCAAGCTGCAATAGGAAAAAGGACGTCTTTTTCATCCCATAATCCTTTGAGTCTGGTAAAATAGGAACTAATAGACATGGTTCCTTGAATACAATCATGTATCTCGTTTTCAATGTGAAGAACTTGGATATTGTTTACTTGAGAGAAACGTTTATAGAGTTCATCCCAAATTGCCTTTGCTCCTTCACAATAGAAAACACTTGCTGCAATTTCCTTGGAAAGTGAACCTAATATCCAGGTCTTGATGAGATTGTTGCAACGAATCCACTGCTGCAATTTGTCTTCTGCATCTTCGTTTGGTCGTAAAATCGATTCATCAACAAAGCCATATTTGTTTTTGACCATCAAGGCCACAGTCATGGAGTGATTCCATACGTTGTAGTTTTCTTCAGTGAGAACTTGTGATACAAGAACCAATCCAGGTTGATCTGAATGGTGAAGATACAAAGGATGATTGGGATTGTCAAACTTGGATGCCATGCTCAATTGAGTTGGCTTGTTTGTGTCCCCCATGATTAATATTGGAATGAGCAAAAGTTTTCAGATTCCTAGATTCGGTGCTCTAGTACCAtaataagaagatattttggtgaAAGGATTTGTTCTTCAAATCATCCAAGACCAAAAGATACAACTTTATACACGATACAATGCCAATTATATCCTATTCTAATGCCTATAAATTAGCCTTTGAGTTTTACTAAGATGGCAACTAactaatcaaattaatatacaaATATTCTATTTCCTATTCTATTTGATTGTCTTTAACAACAATCCCCATTCAATCATCAACTACCAATTCTCGAGTTCTTGGAGCTTTAGGCCATGACACAACCACCAGCTGGACCACTCTACTGATATGTAATCCTACAGGTTACATCGCTCTGGGTTGTCTCATTTGGTTTGTAGGTTCTTGAATGATTCCATTTGGAGCTCATACAGTGAGACTGAATAAGGAATCACTAACTTACAAAGAGCAAGTTTTCTTCTGCCTCTTGACTTTTTTGATTGAAGGTCTTGCTGGAATTTTAattctttcatcattttctgtGTATATTCCGCTCGTTTCCGTTATGTTGGTTTAAATTGAGCCTCAAAGGGAAGTGGCTCTTTGATGTTGTTCAAGGATTTCTGTGGAAAGTTTTTTAGGCCTTAGAATTTCTTAGGTTTGTTTGATACTCAAACTTCAAGATCCAAACAAGATAGGATTTGGAAATTGGAATTcggtttttgaataaaaatagGAATAGTTATTCATTGATTTAGGATTTTGGTATATggagaaatgataaaaagtgaTAATGATAATGTTGGAGGAAGTAAAAATGATAGATACTAGATGTCCTCTGATCATCTAGTCCTTTTTCtaaaaattatacatatttTGGGACTAAAACATAAGTTTGTTAAAGTCCCCAGTTTTACGATGTATCTAATTTGACCCTGAAAAGATATTTATTTCTATTTACATAGCCCCCCATAAATTTTGTGGACATTTTTGCCCCTATGTGCAAGCTCGTACCTATGATGTGATATTGATTCCATCTCCCTTAATAGCAAAATTAAACAGAATGACCTAGAAGTTacaatttaattaatttagtGACGTATTTGGCTAACAAATTAATTTAGTGaccaaaagtagtacaagtgaTTAGTTTAGTGATATACAACATCATTTGCTCTTAAGAAAATGCCATTTAAAAAAATCACGAAAGTAACATGCCAATGTGTGACGCACATGCTACAATACATGAATATGATTTTAACTAAAGCAAATCGCGAaaaatgtcactaaactattcACTAGTGTTTGTTCAGGTCATTAAACTATTTTATTAACAAAAAATGTCACTGAACTaatcaaattgcatgttttgtaGCTTTGCATGTAATTTCATCATGAAGACAAACGGAATGGACGTCACGTGATCTATAGGCGTAGGGTTTATAATTATATAACCATACTCCCACATGATaatctatatatatacatatatatatttatgaaaGTAGCTATTTTAATTAGAATGTTTCTCACTCCTAGGTGGCATGCCTAATTAAAGACAATTAACAGGTTATGGGTCATTTGGATTTTACCCATAttgaatattatattatatgtttaaaaattatcccaaattttaaaataaatttaaaaaataactaatcttatcttaatgatatctgctttctatcaaattattataTAGAACTATAGTAAAGTCTTTTTCAAATtacaattattaaaatcttaTATATTTCATAAATTATTTCCTTTCATCACTATGTTGTTGTTTAGTATTTAAATTGTTCATTATCTCTTcccttaattttgaattaacttagtgtaaaaaaagagaattaattGTTACATCAACAGAATTACCAATGTTGTTAGAAACTAAATATTTATCGATAAAAAAGTGGATTGTTGGATCttttctacttaattaaatGTGAATATATAGTTCTAAGTTTTTGGTCAtcataaaaatttaaattattgataggtcataatttgttgctaaatttataattatttttccctCGATTTtaaccaaatattgttttaattatcgGATTCTATTTATATTTGGTGCTTTATGTTAACTGTAGGGTATTGGAGTAAAAAGTGCTAAAAATGGGTGATTTTCTTGGAGTTGATTGTCAAGCACACGTTTTCCAATTCAAGATGGAGTCTACGTGGAGTATTGGTTAAAGATTAGGAAGCTGCCACTTTTTATTAGATGTCTTATCAGGGAACAATTAGCATTATCTTGGAAGGTTTCGTTTTTTATTTAGATGTTCATTATTGGTAGTAGATATCTagtagaaaacaaaaagaataaaaaaagaaaacggGCATTCGGTATGATTCATACTTGGAGGAGAACCGTGACTCCTGGGGGAGGACAGCCCCTCGGCCTCCCAATTCGGTTAGCTCTTCATTGATTTTAGAGGAAGACAATTGTAAGCTTCCAACGGATTTTCTTGTGGGCATGGCTTGTTCTCCATCAATGGAGAACTAATTTCGTATTTCTAATCAAGGAACACCAAGGATTTGGTTTAGCTATTACTGTAAGATCTAATTGATTTTATTTATCTCCTCTATTCTTTGATATTTGTACGTTTTCTGCTTTATAGAGTACGattattgtatgtgattgaatagatgcgcaatatttaattatacACGTAATCTATTTGCTAATTGGaaaaattgaatccgtaattgtttaactATTCTAATcctggtggcaactggcataTTTGGATTTGTGTCGAGAAAACgtacaatctaatttaaataagccctcgtagcgtgtttattgattagaacagggtttctttagtttctaatgtaattggtgaattaaatcctatggtcgtacttagggttattcctaaattaagaaaatagtcaatggtcgtacctcaATTATCGAAACAGTAAGGAGAAACTGACTGTCAGATCGTATCGGTAGTTAAAATCCTGTTTATTAATGAATGAATTATaactgcatcaatgatcagttacTTGAACCATCTCTGAAGTGTAACCATGGCTAGTGTTTTCCCCATTAATTGTCTTTCCCAATCtctttttcatgttttattaCCTTTGTGATATTTTACTAGTCGTTAAATCTTGAAAATTCCCCCCACTCCACTTTAATTTGAAGAAGAGCAAATTTTTCCCAGTCCCTATGGAATCGACCTTACTTACCGCTATATGCAAATCTATATTTTTGTTGagtaggtttttattattgcacaaacTCGACACCTATCAATTTTTGGCACCGTTGTCGGGGACTAGTACctgattaatttatttctttttgagttcatcttgtttgcattttttttattttctcttatttttcttttatatagtttatgactactaacattccatattttggtgatagattGGATTTTATTCCTAGAAAGGGTTATGAGATTCATGTTTTTCCTATTGATCAATTGGCTATTGCAAATTGATTTTGCCTCAGATCATTCAACTAACatatgccccgcatttcaagataaccTAAGCGCTCCaatcgatacttttggagatttttcatctcgatttcaaacgtggtatgactctcattcaaacgggtatgataaAGGATAGTGGGATAACtcaaattttaattatgcgaccgggccaatggattttcaacaacaagagtctcaagaaccatcatccatgtcaagtatgtctcttgaaaaaataatgaaattacTAACCGCTAATACATATCGATTtgaacaggagacacaaatgtgAAGTGGAGAGACGAAGGATGAAATGCGTCAAGAACCATTATTTACATGAGATATGTCTCTTGAGGAAGTGGTATATTATTCTCAACAGCACACACAAAGGACGATTAAAAGGATGGAAGATAGAGAGCGTGAATTGGCATCTACACtgagcaaattgatttctccaatttatgaagaattgccctcataGATCATCATCGACCTTAAGGAAGATGAGAATGTAATTGTCCTGACAagtgacatggaactgcaagagtttcaagaaaacgaatctaaagatgcagttgaaaaggaagttgaagtgTAAGAAATGAGAGCCCAACATCAAAttgttcaagtgaatgaatccagtaaACAATCTCCAactgcggtgacatctcctccattccttaatcaatattctcctAACTCTtgttctttaattcctgtttgtgagattgactttattataccagaagattttgaatttcatgacaggaataaattaagaatTGCGATGAccaaatatcttgaaccaacAAGAACGCATGATGGAGAAATGAGTGAAGAATTGAgattcttgtttacttgtttggtgccatctactagtccatggaagaccgtaccTCGTGTGCTCAATGATTACTCTATTTATGAGGGATATCAAGActacatagaagatgaagcactgaaacgaGTCACACGGTTTTATCCTCTGTGAATAAACATTACAATGTCTAatcaaagacattaaagaaagacgCTTATTGGGAGGTAGCACAATCCATTTTTTTAGttgtttgataatttttttattatttatcatttattatGTGTTTCAATAGGTTTCTCTTAAACTTTTCATATTTGGTGGCTTAATTttttgttgttgatgattaGCAGACTTCTTACTATTATGATGTGCCCACGCCTTAAATAAGGCAATTTTCGTCTGCGGGCAGAAGACTCTTCaatagttagacgtgcccacgctagGTGATCATGCCTAAGGCATGTGTGAGGATCTAAAATTTTCATACTTTTCATTTTGGCTCACTTGCTTGTATATATAGTGAATGATAACGGACAGTTGTATCTTATTGCTTCTTTCAATTGATTGCCTAAAGTTTTGTAGCACGAGATATTTATGgcaagaaagagattttaatACAAGAGATTTCAAACCCTagttttgaccaagaaaaaaaggttttgttcatttttgctcACTTTTAGATGTTTGCAAGCTGTGTTGCGACCCGATAGTTAGTtacatattttctttgaattcatTTACTTGCCTTGAATTCTTAGTTATTTTATTAGTTGAATCATGACTTTGacctattttcttattttacttgGTGCATGTTTCATGTGATACATGTTAAGTCTCATAGTGCATAATATTAGTGTGACCGATTAGTGAGGTGTGTATCACAAATTCGGAGGATTAGAGGGAGTTTTGTGTAAAAAAGAATATTGCGCTATAAGgagttaagagataattagagatgaGATTGATATTTTAGTGAATGGAAAACAACTAGATAAGGATTTGCCATTTGTCAAGAAGCCACCAAGTTTGACCAAGACTAAAGCTTGATCTTTATCCTAAGTAAGCTTCTATTTGACCACAAAAATAACCTCCTTCACCACGCTTCTTGGAGTGGATAAAATTTTGAGAGGGAAATGAGAGAAAAATACTCCATTTTCAGTCTTGATCTCTTACTTGAATCatggaagaaaaatgaagatcAACCCTAATTCACTCCAATCAACCTTGAGATAAGATTGAGGGGAAGCTTTTGGAGaagttttggaggaagaaaccCTTGAGTACTTCTTGCTTGGCTATCCATCTAAGTTTTAGAGGTAAAGAGGAGAACTTTGTTAGAAATCCTCCCTTATCTTTGAGTTTCTTTGATATATAATGTTATAGAAGCTAAAGGAAGGATTTGTACGGtgaatttcatgattttcaggTTGTGTTGTGATTTTTTAGCCTTGTTTTATGGGATTTAAGAGGTAAACATGATAGCCACCTTATCTTTCCCACTTGTCTTTATATCTATTTGATGGATGATACTTTATAAGGTAAAAGGCATGGCTTTTATGATAGCTATCATGGTATTGTTATGTTTGGTGAAATTTCCAGCCTTGATGTAGTTACTTGAAGCTCTATATATACATGGAGTTGTGATGGTTCAATGctatgtatatgcttgatttagtgaattGGTGGTCTGGTATGTATATACTTGATTTGAGGCTGTTTTGTGgtgagaatgaagccttgaaaatggctgaaaattaggcaaaataaggggaagtgctgctgaaaatttttcccgCAGGAGACTATGAGTAGTTTTGGAAAATatgttatatcttggtgtagaaaaatttgaattgaattccgtatgttgcatttgaaactagactcgtAGCTCTTTTAACCGTATAAAATTCATTGTTTGGTTCACTTTCGataaataccagaaaattttcaAAGTGGGTTGAAAATCCAAAACTGTCCTATTTTTGTACTGAGTTGAGGCTGAGATTTAACTAATTTATGGGTCGAATTTTATGAAGGTGTCCTCTAGAGAACTGTAGTCTTCTATCTatattttctaacggtataagaTTTATAATTTTTGGACTTAGAAAACTCAAGTTATGACTTTTCAAAGAGCGTtacaaaaactgaaatttttcttacaaaatgtCAAAAAAGTTGGAAGGGTCTTGAATACATTTTCTGGTTTTTAAACCTAACTTTCTCGATTACTTACACTCCATTTCATACTTGGATCATTGATTTATTATGTTTATATGCTATAGATAAGTCTAAATTAGTTGATTTTGTAGCCTAGTCTAATAACCCCTTTTTCCTTATGAGTTGTGGAGTTGATTTGGGCTGTTTTGCCATAAATCTtaacttgaaaaattggaggaaaaaattgaagaaagaacAAGGAAATTGCTGTCCATTTTATTTCTTGAAGGATAAGAGAGTGAAAGTGAACATGAATGTGTGATTTGTAATCGATTCGGACTTCACTTGCTTAGGAATGTTTGAATTAACCTTGGAGGTGATATGCAAGCTGAATTTTgccaaaattatatatattttgcaaGCCAAAAGTAATGACCGTTTTAAAACATCATTTTTAGTCGAGCATGTCACgttttaaacttaaaagttcCGATTGTTTTCTGTCCAAAACAAAAGCAAGCGTGCATGTATTTTACTTAGTGTTACTAAGCTCATGAAGTCTATTTAtataatttctattcacatGATCTCCTTGTGATATTCACAAGTGAGGGTTGGATATTTGAAAACTCTATTTGATTGTCGCAGATTTGAATCTGGCCAAGGAGTTAGGCCTGAAATTGGTTTTGCTAAACATTAATCCTTCCTTGCGTGTGTGtgctttaaatgactatgtgaaatgttgtgaaTGTTGTTGGAATattaaatgctttccaatgattgctaaatgaattttcgatggacgagtgtgtattttatcgcactcgctccaagcaaaagtgaattttcaatgattgaatgctacttgtgcatgaatgtaagccttttggctgaaatgagcccttgcccttcgttactAGTCAACTCGAGTCAGAAACGGATTTGGTCGGACGGTTGGTGAACctgggacaatgtttggtatactcgaatattaccaatgaaatctggtggagaactggccagtgaattcaatgcaatgaaatcaatgaatgaatcatgaacactgaaggagttttcacttgcaaatattttctaatgttggagggataaggaaaatggttggcgaatgaatgaataaatggctctaagtgagcacgtatcctttcaataaatgaatgattgattctTGAATGACTGCTTATTACTGTTCCAAGTGTGCAAAGTGCTAAATATACATGTTTCCGTGTA from Coffea eugenioides isolate CCC68of chromosome 8, Ceug_1.0, whole genome shotgun sequence encodes the following:
- the LOC113780438 gene encoding uncharacterized protein LOC113780438; the encoded protein is MGDTNKPTQLSMASKFDNPNHPLYLHHSDQPGLVLVSQVLTEENYNVWNHSMTVALMVKNKYGFVDESILRPNEDAEDKLQQWIRCNNLIKTWILGSLSKEIAASVFYCEGAKAIWDELYKRFSQVNNIQVLHIENEIHDCIQGTMSISSYFTRLKGLWDEKDVLFPIAACQYGTMKEELSY